cctaaaaatataaaagtttgatttaatcctttaaaagttataaagatataaagatatagtctattaaaatggtggaaattacaatttaatttcgcaCCCACccacccccccccaaaaaaaaaaaattttctactTTCGCCCCTAGCTACCAATCCACACAAGTATACCAAACCATATCTTCtgtttagaaatttaaaagaCAATGAATAAAAATTATGGAATCAGATACAACAGATCTTTTTTACGAATTTTGACAATTACCTGTCTCCATCCCTGCTGGGCAGATGTGCTTTCGGCACTGGGTTGTGTTTCAGGCGCTGCTATCAGCTTATGCCACAGTAGTGAAACTACAGAGAAACATAACTCTTGTTTCTCCACAAGCACTGATCTCAGAAGAATTTGTGCACTGCAATTGAATCCTATGTGCCGGTCCCTGGTGAGAAAATTGGCCAAATCTGAGGCATCTAATGGGAAACCTGCTATACCTTTGCCCAAAGAATTTCCTAAGCCTTCATCTGATGCTAACAGTTTCTCAGATCTGAGATTATTGTCTGAACAAGTTGAATCTTCACATTCTGAAGCAGATAATTGCCCAGGATCAAAGCAAGTGGCACTTGAATACTTGTTTTGTTTTCTGTCATCTAAACAAGGGGAATATTTTCTAACAGGTGCATATATCAATTGTGCTTCTAATGGTTCGGCCTTGTTAACAATGGATGCAACAGCCTTGCTGTGAATATCGATGAGATTATATAACGATGATGCCCTGGTGTAAATTTCATTGTCCCACTTGCAGCGCATTAGAACAGAGAGTGCATACATGCAAGCCTTTGACCGTCTAAATAGTTCAGAAATATGAGCAGCAACCATAGCTGCAGCAACTATTTCATTTGAACTATAACCCCATGAGGTGCCAACAGAAGATGGCTTCAGCGAAAAAAGTGCCTCCAAAATTGCTAATATTCTGTGAGTGTGATGAATAGCAGAGTCAATACCATGTCCATACTCTATAGAAGATCCATTTACTTTTGCAGGGTTGGCCATAGCTTGAACATCTTTAGCAGTTGAATGCGTATTTCCTCTTGTAACTAGGGGGAACAACTGAAGCTCGCAGGCAAGAGCACAGACAGCAGCCAGCACATAAGAATCAAATGCAGCTACAGGCCCTTGTTTTTTTGCTTTTCTAGGTTTAATGTCTTTCAGCTTTTCAGATTGTGCCTGTGACTCCTCAATGCCCTCATCAGAGGGATAACTTTCTTCACCTCTTGGTCTCTTACTCCCACTGAACTGAGCCTCATGACTAACACACACAGTTAAGACAACAAAAAGTAGGCGTGAAGCGAGCTCTATAGAAGCACATGATTCTAAAAACAGCGAATGCACCATTGTACGAAGCTCTGCCACAGCAAGATTCTTTGAGGCAGAACCTATGCTGTATCTTGTTTTTCTGGTTTGCTCCCTGGGGGATTCAGGTGGAAATGTTCTCTGAAGAATAGCCTCTACAGTCGCCACGAATATCTTCATGAGACATGCTTCAGAAGGACTTCCACGTGGAAGGTATTCGAGCACCTTAAGAAGAGGTATGTATAGATTCCATGATAGTATGGGAGGCTGCAATGGGGTTGAAACAATAATTTCTGGAAGATCAACAGCTGAAGAGCTCAAGGGAATCAGACCATAAGCAGCTTCCCATATTGTACATATTCTCCATTCCACCTCCGGTCCATGAGCGCAAAGCATTGATGCAATCCCTTGAGCAGTAGCTTCAATAGTTGCTTCAGCTGCAGGCACCTCAATCTGATGAAAAAGTATTTTGAGACAACTTTCTCAGTACTTCTGAACATGCATCATTGAATGTACAGACCCATGCATATTAACTACTTAGCAACAAAAGGAAACATAAAAGCTAAAGATTGGAAGATAACATGCAAAATTTTGAAGGGGACAAGTAATACCAGCTTTCTGTAACATGAGATATAACCACCAGAAGGTTCATGTTGAACTTCTACTCCCTCAACTTGTCTTATTGGAGGAAAAAGTAGTGCGGGCTGTGAAAGTATGCGAAAAAGTAAAGCTGCAGCAGCATCAGCAGCAATACCTGCCCTCATAGACATTGCAGTCCCAATTGCCCGCAAAAAATGCAAATGCATCCAATTTCGAGGAAGCTACAACAACATCCACAAAATCAATTTGCTAAGACAAATAGAATGgtgataattaaaagaattattgtatcattttttaagaaatataattatatgttattttccTAACAAACAATTGGCATCAGAGCAGAATACTTCCTCATAAAAAACCCTAAATTAGGGCATATGTCATACACTTTAGTACTTTACCTCCTGACATTCACATAAGATTACAGTCTACCACATTGACTAATAACACCCACCTAAAAACCATCAGGTTTAACGTGACAACCATAGGTGTTTTAAGTATGAGCTTCACAACTGTTAACTGGACAAACGCCCATTGGGTAGGTTAAAAGTTTCTTGCAAGCCTTATATTCAAGGTTTTCCTCAAAAAATAGAAGACAAAAAGAAGTCATATATTGAGGGTCACTTCTCAATCCATAGTCAAAAGCTTTTAAGCTGGATCTGAACAATAGCCATGTTATATAGTGCAGCAACCTCTAAACCTCTAATGAAAACACTTTTATACAGAATGGATGCACAAAACATAGTTCTCATGCATCTAGAAATACGTATTCAACCCATTTACACAAGTGTTTCATTGGAGGtgaaaactgattttcaagtctGAAATGCTACTAATAACTAATGAAGAAACTATGATTAGTGGATATAATTTTTTCTTCGCTGGGATAACAGAAAcacccctcccccccccccccaaagaaaaaaaaaagcactaAACCCCCAATGGTAGAACCACCAAGCTTTGTTATTAAGGACTATATCTTTCTTATCCATATTAATCTCATTAAGATTAGCCACCAACTTCATGTAATTCTTTTTAGCATGTGGTTGAACAATATATGCTGACAAATTTAGCACTTTCATTAAGCTAATATTCATAAATTCCTCTTGGATCTCACAATTACGGATAGCAAAAACTCAAGATGATGAAGATGAGATCCATATAAAATTCTAGTTAGATGTTGCAAAGTGTCATTTTATATACACGCAGTGAAGAACATTTAACTCACCCTTATACCAGTTGCATAATCTTCGGCAGCACGAAGAAGTTCCACAAGCTGTACAGCAGCATCAAGTGCATCTGGAGCCCATGATGGTGGTGCTTCAAGAAGCCCAAGAAGAAGTCTTTGGGTTGCACTTGGAGTTGCAATGGCATAGTACCTAAGAAGGAAATACAAGATAATTGCtagaaaaataagaagaaaactaTATCATTTGGACACTTATACCAATTAGCAACTAGACATATCCGGTATTCATTTACATGATACCTTTGTCAGTTACCATATTACCAAGCACATATTTTAATCAATGTTAATATTTTGCGCACTAACATAGACTTTTGCAATCGCAATTGCATTTGCATTTGATAGACACTTCAGTTCCAAATGTATGtcctagtgtcacggggctagatccACTTTGGCCTGTGACACTAGTTTGAATTTCAAAAGACCCCAAAatattatttctttccttttcatgaTATTCTAAAATCCTAGCTTTTTCCATAGCAGTAACAGGTATTACATATTTGCTTTAAGAATATCAAATGTTTGCACTACAGAAAACTCTTAAGCTTAAATCTTAAGAAGTCCAGAGGTTTTTGAAGAAAACATGTGGGAGGCAGTTTCAGATAGAAGGTGCATGTTTACAAAAACACACTAACACTACAATCTCCACGCAACCTAACTACTACCCCTTCTCAGAAGAACACAAAGAAACAGTTATTCAAACATCCGCATTCCTGATGTAAATTTGGAAATGAATTGCTCACTTCCCAGTAAACAAAGCAAAAGCCAAGACTTACAAGCTATGACTATGTTCACCTACCCCAAAATGAAAATCCTTGAGTAATGTTGTCAAAGAAAGCTTGAAGGTTCAGCAACTTACCGATGAAATAAACGTGCATATGGTTCAAGAGCCGGTAACCCAGCAACTAGATGCTCATCCAAAGCTGTTGTTGGGGGAGGAAGTAGAAGTGCAGGGACTGCTGCAGCCGTTAAACTAGCAGTTTCGTAGCGTGCAACCTCTTCGTCGCATACGCTTAAAATGACACCAGCACCATTTGCAACAGCCCATCTTGGGGTTGATGGCATAAGCTGAGGATGCTTTCCAGATCCCCGAGAAGAAGCTATTGAGAAAAAAATAGTCAACTGATGAGTCCTCAGGCCTAAAATATCTTATCATTTGTTATTAAGAAACAAAACAACTTAAGGCCATCTTTATTTGAATATCTTGATACACATCCACAAGTCCATCCATTATTACGGGTCTATTTTAGTATTTCTCACATCAGTTAGGACACACCAATTAGCACCAAATTATGAAACTGGAAACAACATAACCAGACAGTAACGAGTGAGGCCACTAGTGACACTTTGAAGATATACCAAACAATGAATTCTCGCTTATGCCTTAAGCCTCAAGGTAACAAAAGAAGACAGGAAATTTACCCGGTTTGCTTATAAAAATTAGCATAGAGACTGGACTGCAAACTAGCTCCTACAATGCAATAAGTGcatcaaaataaattttctttacaGTCTTTTCAAGGGGAAGAAGAACATTTATTTTGAGTCATTCTACAACAGAAGCTGGGGCACCAGTGGTCAAGATATATTTACTGTCAAAATAGACAACCAAAAATTTCAACTTATCAACCAGTCACATGCAAACTACTCTTTAGAAAATGCATATAGTGCTTCATTGCAGTAAAGAATTTCCAAAACTACATCCTGTATGACCCTTCCACAGATTACCACAAATATAGTTTATATAATCAGTTGTAGTTATAGTTATATATGGCTGGTTAAGAAGTGAGATATATCCTATTCCTATCAGTTATACCTGAATTTTGACTGGCAGCGTTTTTTAACTGTAATCACATTTGTAATTCTTGttcttattgatgatttttgtagCATATATGCACtatgtataatataaacaaaaaatatatattttttcatgtttCAACTTAACCTTGCATTTCTACCACTTCTGATTTTTCATGTCTGTTGGAACTTTTTCAACCATTATAGAAGGCTCGAGTTAATAAAATCTAGAAAACATCCATATCTAAAAACCTGAATTTCCCAATGAAAGAAACAAGTTTATAGCAAAAAAAAGGGCCAATGCTTGAAACTAAATTTATAGTTTGGAGAAAAGTTCACATGCAAGCATGTGAAAAAATAGCCACTTGACTTAAATGTCAGAAACAGAGGTAAAATCTTGTCTTATATTTAAGCCCAAAATATGTAACTAACCAGTAGTAGGTGGCTTGAGGTCTCCAGCTGCATATTTGCCCATAACACCACTGCACCTGTTAACACATTTAAATTGTCAGCTTCAGACATAACCACATAAAGTTCTATGCAGTGAGACCTACTAATAGGATGAATCTGATATAGATGTTTTCATTGGAAAACAATATCAACGGAGGAATAGGAATTAGAATtctacatttatttaatttctttgggagttttagttttactaggttttttatttccttataaactttaaattaggaattctattaggactttaaattaggaattagattaggattttccTTTGTAATTAACAGCCTATAAAAAGGctgccaatatgaaataaaatagggttttattttttatcacaAACGTTAGTTTGGGAAGGGGGTTCAGTCAAAGACGAATCTGCCTTTGAGTAACCATAAGTCGAAGCAAGGATACTTTCTcgtctagacctgtgactagatcttacgccaaggcgcataacaacttggtatcagagccagttgTCATGGGTGACGAAAAAACTTTGACAGCCAAGCTGGAGGCATTTATGGAACAAATGGCTACAAGGCAACAAGCATTAGAGGAGCAGATGGCGATTTTATCTCTTTCGGTCCAAAAGACAACGAAagagaatttagaaaaaaataatgaagaacaaGGCAGCAGTGGAGGCAAGAAAAGAAATTCAGATTCACAACACGGTGGGGGCATGGTGCCAAGATACTCCAAGATGGAATTTCCCACTTATGATGGTGTTGGTGATCCTTTAGGATGGTTAAAAAGATGCGAAAAATTTTTGGCAATCAGCGGACCAACGAAGAAGACAAAGTCGGCTTAGCTTCATTCCATCTCTTAGGAGAAGCACAATTGTGGTTTGATCAAATCGAGGAAGAGGAGGCAAATTTGGATTGGGAGCGTTTTAGAGAGTGTTGTCATGTCAGGTTTGGGCCACCTATGAGTAATAACCCCTTGGGGGAACTTGCAAACTTGAGACAAACCGGGACGGTAGAAGAATATCAACgtcaatttcaatcactactgATCTTAAACCTCGACAACAAGTAAACCTTTTTACTGCCGGATTAGTAGAGGAACTTAGAATTGATATCGAGATGCAACAACCGGGAAACCTTGGAGTTGCAATGAATATGGCTCGAGCTTTGGAACGGAAACAAAAAGTCTCTTCCAAGATGTTATCTCAAACCAATCTAAACTGGTCAGCTTCCCAAAACACTGGCAGCAATTCCATTATTCCAACAACTAAGAGCTTTGCAAAGGGAGGAGGACAAACAACGAAACCAATGGGGAATAACAGCAAAATAGGTTCTTCCGAACCATTTATCAAAAGATTGACACGAGCAGAGATGGCGGAGAGAAGAGCTAAGGGATTGTGTTATAATTGTGACGAGTCTTACTCCATGGGGCACAAATGTAAAAGGCTATTTTGGATAGAAGTACCAGATATTGAAGATGAGCAAGATGATGAGGTAGATGATCTTGAAATTTCCTTACATGCCATTAGAGGAACTTGCAATTCATCTACTATGCAACTACCAGCAACGATGTCAGGAAAAACAGTGTTAGTTCTCGTTGATTCAGGCAGTACACATAACTTTCTACGCTAAGGTCTAGTGCCAAGATTGGGactgaaaatacaaaagaaaaaggggtTGCAAGTATGTGTGGCAAACGGAGAACGGGTTCCTAGCATTGGCATTTGTAAATCAGTACAGTTCGTTGTGGCCAATGACAACTTTCAAGCTGATTTTTATACAATACCATTAGAAGggtttgatatgattttggggGTTAAATGGTTGTGTACCCTTGGTCCAATTTTATGGGATTTCAGCTCCTTAATTATGCAATTTGCAGTAAACAAGAAGATACTCTGGCAAGGGCAGCACCCAGAGGAAGTTCCACGACTCAACTTGATACAGGGACAGGATTTAACTAATATAGTATTAGATAAGCTACTGGTAGAATTTGCGCATTTATTCCAAGAACCGTCTGGGTTACCTCCTAACCGCAAATGTAACCGTCGTATAACTCTCAAACCAGGAACGGGACCAATTGTAGTCAGGCCTTATCGATATCCACATTTTCAAAAGGATGAGATTGAGAAGCAGTGTGACCAAATGTTACAACAAGGAATCATTCGACCCAGTAGATCACCATTCTCTTCTCCAGTACTATTAGTAAAGAAGCATGACGGGTCATGGCATTTTTGCATCGATTATCGAGAGCTTAATGCTTGCACTGTTAAAGACAAATACCCGATTCCTGTCGTGGATGAATTGTTGGACGAACTTCATGGggcaaaatattttacaaaattggaTTTACGATCGGGATATTTTCAAATTAGAATGGCAACTATTGATGTGGAAAAGACAGCCTTCCGAACCCACCATGGACACtttgagtttcttgtcatgccattcgGGCTTACCAATGCCCCTTCCACATTTCAAAGTTTGATGAATGACATTTTTCGCCCTTACTTGCTTAAGTTTGTTTTAGTCTTCtttgatgacatattaatttatagcAAAACATGGACTGAACATATGCATCATGTAAGATTAGTTTTTGAACTCTTGCGGGATAATATGTTGTTCTTAAAGAAATccaagtgtttctttggagagtCTCAGGTAACCTACCTCGGTCATGTCATCCATGGTGAAGGGGTCGAGGTTGATCACACTAAAATTAAAGATGTCACCGATTGGCCAACTCCTAAAACTACCAAGGCTCTACGAGGCTTTCTTGGGTTGGCAGGATATTACAGAAAATTCATCAAGAATTATGGACAAGTGGCTGCACCCTTAACATCTCTTCTAAAGAAAAATGCCTTCAACTGGACTAAGGAAGTTGATGTTGCTTTCACCCAATTAAAAACTTCTCTTTCAGCAGCCCCAGTTTTGCAATTACCCAACTTTGCGGAGGAATTTGtggttgaatgtgatgcttcggACAGCGGGTTTGGAGCTGTACTACAGCAAAAGGGACACCCCATTGCCTTTTTCAGTTGCAAGATTGCAGATCGACACCTTAAGTTGGCTGCCTACGAACGTGAATTAATTGGTTTGGCAAAAGCAGTGACTCATTGGCGACCCTATCTTTGGGGAAGGCATTTCTTCATCCGTACTGATCACTtcagtcttaagtatttgttagaCCAACGACTTACGACATCTCCACAACAACATTGGATCAGCAAGCTAATGGGGTTTGATTTCCGAGTGGAATATAAAGCAGGGAAGTTGAACAAGGCTGCAGATGCTTTATCTAGAAAAGACGAAGACTTACCACACCTCGTGACTGTTTCATTCCCTCAAGTTGAAATTCTTAAAGCCATCAGACGAGAAATAGAAGCTTCCCCAGAATTATCACAACTCCAGCAAAGAATTCTACAATAAGAGTTGGGGCCCGATTGGGTTGCACAAGATGAGTTGATTTTCTTCAAAAGGAGGTTGTACGTTTTACCTACCTCACCAATTATTCTCACTCTTATCTCCTCTATACATGCTATGGCACATGAAGGGGAATTGAAAACATTGCATCGTCTTCGCCAAGATTTTTTTTGGAAAGGAATGAAGCTTGCAACCTCAGAATTTGTGCAACATTGTTTAGTATGCCAACGCCACAAATGGCAAAATTTACAGCCCGCAGGTTTACTTCAACCTCTTCCAATACCTCAACATGTTTGGGCTGATATTTCTATGGATTTCGTGGAGGGTCTACCCAAAGTAAAAGGGAAATCGGTACTTATGGTGGTGGTGGACAGACTGTCGAAGTACGCTCATTTTTTACCTTTGTCCCATCCATTTACTGCTATATCTGTTGCTACCGTCTTTTTTGCAGAGGTATTCCGACTTCATGGCTTGCCTGAATCCATAGTTTCAGACCGTGATAAAGTTTTCCTCAGCCTGTTTTGGAAGGAATTATTTCGTCAAAGTGGTTCTAAGCTCGCTTTTTCCTCAGCATACCATCCCCAATCTGATGGTCAGACAGAGGTAATTAACCGAACAATAGAAATGTACCTACGATGCCTCTCTAGTGATCGTCCACAACAGTGGGTCGATTGGGTTCCATGGGCTGAGTATTGCTACAACACCTCATATCACACTGCCCTAAAGGCCACTCCCTTCCAATTAGTATACGGTAGGGATCCACCTCGACTTCTCTCCTATTCAGCTGGTTCTACAAGGATTGAAGCTGTGGATAAGGCTCTACAAGATAGGGATGCACTTTTATACAATGCTCGGGATAGACTCTTGCAAGCTCAGCAACGAATGAAAGCCACTTATGATTTGGGGCACAGAGAGTTGAATTTTAAAGTCGGGGATTGGGTTTGGTTACGGCTTCAACAGTATCGACAATTGACGATAACTAAACAGAAGCATCACAAGTTATTGCCAAAATATTTTGGTCCTTTTAAAGTCTTGAACAAAATAGGATCAGTGGCCTATCAGCTTGAATTACCTACAGGCAGCAGAAtacatgatgtatttcatgtttctttCCTCAAAGAATACAAGGGACCTCAACCAGATGCGGTCGGAGACTTGCCCTTAGTACATGATGGCAAGGCCTTGCCTACTCCACAAGCTATTATTAATACCAGGCTTAATCGGGGTCGGCGGGAACTATTAGTGCAATGGGCAGGATGCCCTCAAGAAGATGCCACTTGGGAACCAATTGATAATTTTCGAGCAGCTTATCCTGAATTTGAGCTTGAGGACAAGCTCAACTCCGATAGGGGGAGTAATGATATAGATGTTTTCATTGGAAAACAATATCAACGGAGGAATAGGAATTAGAATtctacatttatttaatttctttgggAGTTTTAGTTTTACTAGGTTTTTTATTTCCTTATAAACTTTAAATCAGGAATTCTATTAGGACTTTAAATTAGGAATTAGAATAGGATTTTCCTTTGTAATTAACAGCCTATAAAAAGGctgccaatatgaaataaaagagggttttattttttatcacaAACGTTAGTTTAGGAAGGGGGTTCAGTCAAAGACGAATCTGCctttgagtaaccataggtcgaagcaaggatactttctcgtctagacctgtgactagatcTTACGCCAAGGCGCATAACAGAATCACGCGAAGGCATTTAAAGTTGATGAcagttatatgataaattgaAGTACTATTTAGTTACTTAAAAGCAGCTTTATAACTCAGAAGCATACCATCCATAGATGAGCAAATAAAAGTCTTAAGCCAGTACTGAAGCCTTGGCAAAAAATTTTAGGGGAGAAAGAAAGAGTTACAGAGCAGTTTGAAATAATCATAGTGCTTAAGCTACGTAATACGTGTTATAAAATGTGAACAAGCTGTAGCATCAGCAAAACAAAAAGATATCCAAGGCAGACAAATGGAAATTGTATCCAAGCATGACTGTCCATTCATATGTATCTAccaataaaatgaaaaaagttaAATCAACAAAAATCGTCTCCCAAcatgtgtattttttttttctgagagtccatgtttatttttaaatataataataagtaGTTTGATTTTATCCtgaaaaaaataacatgaaaagtaAAATTAGAGTTTCCTGTCCACAAAAACACTAGATCCTTCTAACTTTCTCAACAAATTCTTAAAATGATTCCATTAAATAACCTGTTTTGAACATACTGTGGATTTGCTGTCACAGAAGAACTGTAGAGTGATAATATACACCAACAACTCTCATAAGAAATATTATGTCAACTTCCAACATGCATTCTTTTATTTGCCAAGACTAGAACATAAATCACGACAACAGAAATTTACCAGAATGCCCTGGCAACATATTAGCTACAATATGGACTTAGGTATGGGTGGCTCGCATAGGTATGTGTCTAACTGTCACTCGTTATTTGCTACTTTTGGACTCGCAGAAGCAGATAAAAGCATACACAAGATATAGTTATGCAAATgtcataaaattttataagataatattat
The sequence above is drawn from the Gossypium hirsutum isolate 1008001.06 chromosome A05, Gossypium_hirsutum_v2.1, whole genome shotgun sequence genome and encodes:
- the LOC107914084 gene encoding protein GIGANTEA gives rise to the protein MANPSKRWIDGLQFSSLFWPPPQDPQERKVQITAYVEYFGQFTSEQFPEDIAELIRSRYPSKEQRLFDDVLATFVLHHPEHGHAVVLPIISGIIDGSLVYDKSSLPFASFISLVCPSSENEYSEQWALACGEILRILTHYNRPIYKMEPQNNETDRSHSSSQATTSESVDGEPSFQIPLMQQERKPLRPLSPWITDILLAAPLGIRSDYFRWCSGVMGKYAAGDLKPPTTASSRGSGKHPQLMPSTPRWAVANGAGVILSVCDEEVARYETASLTAAAVPALLLPPPTTALDEHLVAGLPALEPYARLFHRYYAIATPSATQRLLLGLLEAPPSWAPDALDAAVQLVELLRAAEDYATGIRLPRNWMHLHFLRAIGTAMSMRAGIAADAAAALLFRILSQPALLFPPIRQVEGVEVQHEPSGGYISCYRKLIEVPAAEATIEATAQGIASMLCAHGPEVEWRICTIWEAAYGLIPLSSSAVDLPEIIVSTPLQPPILSWNLYIPLLKVLEYLPRGSPSEACLMKIFVATVEAILQRTFPPESPREQTRKTRYSIGSASKNLAVAELRTMVHSLFLESCASIELASRLLFVVLTVCVSHEAQFSGSKRPRGEESYPSDEGIEESQAQSEKLKDIKPRKAKKQGPVAAFDSYVLAAVCALACELQLFPLVTRGNTHSTAKDVQAMANPAKVNGSSIEYGHGIDSAIHHTHRILAILEALFSLKPSSVGTSWGYSSNEIVAAAMVAAHISELFRRSKACMYALSVLMRCKWDNEIYTRASSLYNLIDIHSKAVASIVNKAEPLEAQLIYAPVRKYSPCLDDRKQNKYSSATCFDPGQLSASECEDSTCSDNNLRSEKLLASDEGLGNSLGKGIAGFPLDASDLANFLTRDRHIGFNCSAQILLRSVLVEKQELCFSVVSLLWHKLIAAPETQPSAESTSAQQGWRQVVDALCNVVSASPTKATTAVVLQADRELQPWIAKDDDQGQKMWRINQRIVKLIVELMRNHDSAESLVIVASASDLLLRATDGMLVDGEACTLPQLELLEATARAVQPVLEWGESGLAVADGLSNLLKCRLPATTRCLSHPSAHVRALSTSVLRNILHIGSINSKSKVEINGICGPSYQFFNIGAINWQTDIEKCLTWEVYSQLARGMTIQFLDTAAKELGCNISI